ATTCTAATGACAATTCCCACAATCTATTATGACGACATTTTTGAAAGTGATGCTGGATTTATAATGTCAACATTAACTGGGTTCATTGTTATAACAGTAATAGTTACAATTTACCTTATTCCTACCCTAGTAGCAGAATATAGAAATCATAGAAATGTAAAAGCAATTTCAGTATTAAACCTCTTTCTAGGATGGACTTTCATATTTTGGGTACTAGCTCTTGTTTGGGCTTTT
The Natranaerofaba carboxydovora genome window above contains:
- a CDS encoding superinfection immunity protein, which translates into the protein MKLVIITSIILTILMTIPTIYYDDIFESDAGFIMSTLTGFIVITVIVTIYLIPTLVAEYRNHRNVKAISVLNLFLGWTFIFWVLALVWAFLNNQEEPAQET